A window of the Xiashengella succiniciproducens genome harbors these coding sequences:
- a CDS encoding IS4 family transposase, whose amino-acid sequence MNKSTYFFGQSVFGQLISMVDTRIIARNSKRYKADHYVKRFTAKDHLISMLFCVFAKCSSLREVAGAMLGLSGKTRHFQLGHIPYRSTLSDANKRRSVDFFSGVYHDLLREYQHVISDTRFKDVLNKQVEIFDSTVISLFQDILKCVGRTPSNGKRKGGIKVHTVINVDEPVPKMIWFSSAATNDHLLLRKLEPDDNTIYVFDKGYNDYKAFKLFCEKGAGFVTRIKENAVYKVEQELYIDECIHSGVLEDTIIEVTVKEDDGGSKLKLRKVVFYDRVLKRKFEFLTNLFEMRPDMIAALYKTRWQIELLFKQLKSNFPLKYFLGDNENAIKIQVYCALIVNLLLTVIQKRLKRPWAFSNLVSFCRIHLFNYLHLIKFLENPERDWQRDDQDLEMLTLFRGAYF is encoded by the coding sequence ATGAACAAAAGTACTTATTTTTTTGGACAATCGGTATTCGGACAGCTCATATCTATGGTAGATACAAGGATTATCGCCCGAAACAGCAAACGGTACAAGGCCGATCATTACGTGAAACGTTTCACGGCTAAGGATCACCTTATAAGCATGTTGTTTTGCGTCTTCGCCAAATGCTCCTCCCTGCGCGAGGTGGCGGGTGCAATGCTCGGTCTTTCAGGCAAGACCAGGCATTTCCAGCTCGGCCACATACCCTACCGGAGCACCTTGTCGGACGCCAACAAGCGCAGGAGCGTTGATTTCTTCTCGGGCGTGTACCACGACCTGCTTCGCGAGTACCAACACGTGATCTCGGACACCCGCTTTAAAGATGTGTTGAACAAGCAGGTCGAGATCTTCGACAGCACGGTTATCAGTTTGTTCCAGGACATCTTGAAGTGCGTCGGCAGAACACCCTCGAACGGTAAACGCAAAGGGGGGATCAAGGTGCACACCGTTATCAATGTCGACGAGCCCGTTCCCAAGATGATATGGTTCTCATCCGCTGCCACGAACGATCACCTGCTGTTGAGGAAACTGGAACCGGATGACAACACTATTTACGTCTTCGACAAGGGATACAACGATTATAAAGCCTTCAAGCTGTTTTGTGAAAAGGGAGCCGGATTCGTTACCCGCATCAAGGAGAACGCCGTTTACAAGGTGGAGCAAGAACTTTACATCGATGAATGCATCCACAGCGGCGTGCTGGAAGACACTATCATCGAGGTGACCGTGAAGGAAGATGATGGCGGGAGCAAGCTGAAGTTGCGCAAGGTGGTGTTCTACGACAGGGTGTTGAAAAGGAAGTTCGAGTTCCTCACCAACCTGTTCGAGATGCGGCCCGACATGATAGCGGCCTTGTATAAAACAAGATGGCAAATAGAGCTGTTATTCAAGCAGTTAAAATCAAACTTCCCCCTGAAGTACTTCCTCGGGGATAACGAGAACGCGATAAAAATACAGGTATATTGCGCTTTGATCGTGAACCTCTTGCTCACGGTTATACAGAAGCGGTTGAAACGGCCTTGGGCATTCTCCAACCTGGTGTCATTTTGCAGGATACACCTGTTTAATTACCTGCACTTGATAAAATTTTTAGAAAACCCGGAACGAGATTGGCAACGAGATGACCAGGATTTAGAGATGCTTACCCTTTTCAGGGGGGCTTACTTTTGA
- a CDS encoding YybH family protein: MKQIVLLVFVAFAAIGCTQQKSPEVPVVDEKAITGTIIALEKEALGRWYSGDPDGFLELSAEDVTYMDPALNNTIVGLDNLKKYYEPIRGMVQSNHFELENTQVITNGNLAVLNYNLRNYAIDSQSQWNCTEVYRLEADGKWKIVHTHWTHYTPKQ; the protein is encoded by the coding sequence ATGAAACAGATTGTATTACTTGTATTTGTAGCATTTGCTGCTATAGGATGTACACAGCAAAAGAGCCCTGAAGTTCCAGTGGTAGATGAAAAGGCAATAACTGGAACTATAATTGCCCTGGAGAAAGAAGCTTTGGGTAGATGGTATAGCGGAGACCCTGATGGTTTTCTTGAATTGTCAGCAGAGGATGTGACCTATATGGACCCGGCACTGAATAATACAATAGTTGGTCTTGACAACTTAAAGAAGTATTATGAGCCAATAAGAGGTATGGTTCAATCCAACCATTTTGAACTTGAGAACACTCAGGTTATAACCAATGGCAATCTGGCTGTGCTCAACTACAACCTTCGCAATTACGCCATAGATAGTCAAAGTCAGTGGAACTGCACAGAGGTTTACCGACTTGAAGCTGACGGTAAATGGAAAATCGTTCATACTCACTGGACTCACTATACTCCTAAGCAGTAA
- a CDS encoding 6-bladed beta-propeller — protein sequence MRRTVFVLIISALISCKNNSKENTSGVKESISTIEVLVSQNDLQIANKNVEPNYIFLEQRDKNSAIADISKLIYFDDKIIILDKQSNKVFLFDNSGNFISEIGRAGKGPGEFLRVSDILISKPDSCIELLDAGSQKILRMDKQFNYFTSINLPFFCQNFHKSIQGEYWFFTNNQANTSKDTKESFNIIKADENVENLSFFIPIQEHMKDLVIATPYSFTNSVNASIFALPLENTLYSIHNDTVTRKYVIDFGENNLPLKYIEPLKKIETTNFPERFNILNQINKTDYAYMIHSVFETDHHVYFQFQRDKKVYGTLLNKDDWQYKTGIIPPLFGQPVYFTNNQISTVIYPHNLSGVASDSSKGELELLLSKVRENDNPIIKQIMIE from the coding sequence ATGAGAAGAACAGTTTTTGTATTAATTATTTCTGCACTCATCTCATGCAAAAATAATAGCAAAGAAAACACTAGTGGCGTTAAAGAGAGCATTTCTACAATTGAGGTGTTGGTCTCCCAAAACGACCTACAGATTGCAAACAAAAATGTAGAACCAAACTACATTTTCCTGGAACAAAGAGATAAAAATAGTGCAATTGCTGATATAAGTAAGCTCATATACTTTGATGATAAGATAATCATCCTAGATAAGCAAAGTAACAAGGTGTTCCTATTTGATAATTCAGGGAACTTTATATCTGAAATTGGAAGGGCAGGAAAAGGACCGGGTGAGTTCTTAAGAGTTTCAGATATACTGATCTCTAAACCAGACAGTTGTATAGAGCTGCTTGATGCAGGTTCTCAAAAGATCCTTAGAATGGATAAACAATTTAATTATTTTACTTCAATCAATTTACCATTCTTTTGTCAAAATTTCCACAAATCTATTCAGGGGGAATACTGGTTCTTCACAAATAATCAAGCCAATACATCGAAAGACACAAAGGAGTCATTCAATATAATAAAAGCGGATGAAAACGTCGAAAACTTGTCCTTCTTTATTCCAATCCAGGAGCACATGAAAGACCTTGTGATAGCTACTCCATACAGCTTTACCAATTCTGTTAATGCATCGATCTTTGCTTTACCACTCGAAAACACACTATATTCCATACACAATGATACAGTTACCAGGAAATATGTGATTGACTTTGGAGAAAACAACCTTCCCCTTAAGTATATTGAACCTTTAAAAAAAATAGAAACTACCAATTTTCCTGAAAGGTTCAATATTCTAAATCAGATAAATAAGACAGATTACGCGTATATGATCCATTCGGTTTTCGAGACAGACCATCATGTATATTTTCAGTTTCAAAGGGACAAGAAAGTCTACGGTACTCTTCTTAACAAAGATGATTGGCAATATAAAACTGGGATAATTCCACCTCTGTTTGGCCAGCCAGTTTATTTTACAAACAATCAAATCAGCACAGTTATATATCCACATAATTTATCTGGTGTTGCATCAGACTCTTCAAAAGGAGAGTTAGAATTATTGCTAAGCAAAGTAAGAGAAAATGATAATCCAATAATCAAACAAATCATGATTGAATAA
- a CDS encoding O-antigen ligase family protein — MKKGSAHIVTLVQLLILCAMFSTAFLVSRGFFNDPLTAKQYGLEICALFGAVLLTLTLIAAALVLPPAQSRAAWIAGTVGCLFVLTCHPVFKSFWHSLKNKLHSFSIPMRVLCLLAILLVVLVIGFGLYTIKKGSADGRVLIWQVTSQLIKQKPITGHGSGAFAALYMNEQANWFEAGKGTKTQSMVAGSPEAPFNEALKLWLEKGLLAVVLAGALLYFLLRDQSFPAASSWQTDQDQEQSFAGPVPYIGVKGSLLALLVFSFFSYPFAISSFVLQLVFLTALLAGASKTILTIKGRKTILLTLPFAMTILVVSIHYYPHRKEHYQAMSLWNEAERWYNFRAYQAAVETYEEALPELNTNGLFLQMYGKALSMTEKHEESNKVLILAQKYLSSQIIQNTLGDNHKAMGNFEAAEKAYRKSSLMIPSSLLPKYLSAKLFIDSDQLNKAKQTADDILKSTIKVESSATREIIREMKNILDTDE; from the coding sequence ATGAAAAAAGGCAGCGCCCATATCGTAACCCTGGTTCAGCTGCTGATCCTATGCGCCATGTTCTCAACGGCGTTTCTGGTGTCCCGGGGCTTCTTTAACGACCCGCTTACCGCCAAACAATACGGTCTTGAAATCTGCGCGCTGTTTGGTGCAGTTCTTCTAACGCTCACCCTTATCGCCGCAGCACTTGTACTGCCTCCCGCGCAATCCAGGGCAGCCTGGATTGCAGGCACGGTCGGGTGCCTATTCGTGTTGACATGCCATCCGGTATTTAAGTCCTTCTGGCATAGTTTAAAAAATAAGCTTCATTCCTTCTCAATACCCATGCGGGTATTGTGCTTGCTTGCCATCCTGCTTGTCGTTCTGGTTATAGGCTTTGGACTTTACACCATAAAAAAGGGCTCGGCAGACGGCAGAGTGCTCATTTGGCAGGTCACCAGTCAGCTGATAAAACAAAAACCCATAACTGGTCATGGTTCAGGTGCATTTGCTGCGCTGTATATGAATGAGCAGGCCAACTGGTTCGAAGCAGGCAAAGGAACCAAAACACAATCTATGGTGGCCGGCTCACCGGAAGCTCCCTTTAATGAAGCATTGAAGCTCTGGCTGGAGAAGGGCCTCCTTGCTGTTGTTCTGGCCGGTGCCCTACTGTACTTCTTATTGAGAGATCAAAGTTTTCCAGCGGCCTCATCATGGCAAACAGACCAGGACCAAGAGCAATCATTTGCTGGCCCAGTCCCATACATCGGTGTCAAGGGTTCTTTGCTTGCCCTGTTGGTCTTCAGCTTCTTCTCCTATCCCTTCGCTATCAGCTCCTTTGTTTTGCAGCTGGTCTTTTTAACAGCGCTTTTAGCTGGTGCCTCCAAAACAATACTTACAATAAAAGGGCGCAAGACCATCTTGCTTACCCTGCCATTTGCCATGACCATTCTGGTGGTTAGCATCCATTATTATCCACACCGCAAGGAGCATTACCAGGCAATGAGCTTATGGAACGAAGCCGAACGCTGGTATAATTTCCGCGCCTATCAGGCAGCAGTGGAGACTTACGAAGAAGCACTGCCTGAATTAAATACCAACGGCCTGTTTCTCCAAATGTACGGCAAGGCCTTAAGTATGACCGAGAAGCACGAAGAAAGCAACAAAGTACTTATTCTTGCTCAAAAGTACCTCAGCAGTCAAATCATTCAAAATACGCTTGGCGACAACCACAAAGCTATGGGCAACTTTGAAGCTGCAGAAAAGGCTTATCGTAAAAGCAGCCTTATGATTCCCTCATCACTGCTGCCCAAGTACCTGTCTGCTAAACTATTTATAGATAGCGACCAGCTCAATAAAGCAAAACAAACCGCAGATGATATTCTCAAAAGCACAATAAAAGTTGAGTCATCGGCAACAAGAGAAATAATAAGAGAGATGAAAAATATATTAGATACAGATGAGTAG
- a CDS encoding 6-bladed beta-propeller: MKHIFFLFSVLFTIIFISSCNLNTTSHEYRDVCDNTIVIGVTRQDLIDFKPGLLFDKFDLIPLEESAESLVGVIKKMVVKDSAIFILDDTRKILLKFDAIGKYLGQIGSIGRGQGEYLQLADFQVSRDTILLWDYRQKKMAFYTLDGSFIKEQVTNDYFLSFAKLDNDYWAYTAGINEEGSGKEGFNLRNYKGNLNSNDIFDFLPASNFYPRTFNKTNIFNYGDSAIFSFGLSNVIYRISNSGIHPYIFVDAGKNSIPYNTIKDQPLSMQECSDYVNNNDYIGIISNCLESSRYLYFNVTETKTGELIHTIYDKVDKKSLSFKDIVEDDSNVIISGTPCFIDDVYFYYLLPSFYFDIPNIEEFIKQYCISDTYTINNYNTILIRARIKDSLK; the protein is encoded by the coding sequence ATGAAACACATATTTTTCTTGTTTTCTGTTTTGTTCACTATCATTTTTATAAGCAGTTGTAATTTAAACACAACTAGCCATGAGTATCGTGATGTTTGTGATAACACTATCGTTATCGGTGTAACACGCCAAGATTTGATTGATTTCAAGCCCGGTCTGCTATTTGACAAATTTGATTTAATTCCACTTGAAGAAAGTGCTGAATCATTAGTTGGAGTAATCAAGAAAATGGTAGTAAAGGATTCAGCTATTTTTATTTTAGATGACACTAGAAAAATATTACTAAAATTTGATGCTATAGGAAAATATTTGGGTCAGATTGGTTCTATAGGTAGAGGTCAAGGAGAATATTTGCAGCTTGCTGATTTTCAAGTATCCAGAGATACTATTTTATTATGGGATTATAGACAAAAGAAAATGGCGTTCTACACCCTGGATGGCTCCTTTATTAAAGAACAGGTCACAAATGACTATTTTTTATCATTTGCCAAATTAGATAATGACTATTGGGCTTATACAGCCGGAATTAATGAGGAAGGGTCAGGTAAAGAAGGATTCAATCTCAGAAATTATAAAGGGAACCTTAATTCAAATGATATTTTTGATTTCTTACCCGCTAGCAATTTTTACCCGCGTACATTCAATAAAACAAACATTTTTAATTATGGTGACAGTGCAATATTTTCATTTGGATTAAGCAATGTAATTTATAGAATATCTAATTCTGGAATTCATCCATATATATTCGTTGATGCCGGTAAGAATTCAATTCCTTATAATACAATTAAGGATCAGCCTTTAAGCATGCAAGAGTGTTCTGATTACGTTAACAATAATGATTATATTGGAATAATCTCCAATTGCCTTGAATCTAGTCGGTATTTGTACTTTAATGTCACTGAAACGAAAACGGGAGAACTAATTCATACAATTTATGATAAAGTAGACAAGAAATCTCTGAGTTTCAAGGATATTGTTGAGGATGATTCAAACGTAATAATTAGTGGAACACCTTGCTTTATAGATGATGTATATTTTTACTACCTTTTACCAAGCTTCTATTTTGATATTCCTAATATTGAAGAATTTATTAAGCAGTATTGCATTAGTGATACATATACAATCAATAACTATAATACTATTTTGATTCGGGCAAGGATCAAAGATAGTTTGAAATAG
- a CDS encoding efflux RND transporter periplasmic adaptor subunit has product MLDLNTMHLVFHLLETELSGIKTGQTVELTPFALPGESFRGTVTSINPAVDDKGMIRITATVPNPNHRLMDGMNARVLLKNTIPNCLIIPKEAVLYRQNRQVVFIYEEGKAIWKYVETSHENSTHVAISDGLEEGMEVIVENNLNLAHESLVTQSSLRFATNNAISKSEVNFILLLYESWN; this is encoded by the coding sequence GTGCTCGATTTAAACACCATGCACCTGGTATTTCACCTTCTCGAGACAGAGCTCTCAGGCATAAAAACTGGACAAACAGTGGAACTCACACCCTTTGCCCTTCCGGGTGAGTCGTTCAGGGGCACCGTAACCAGCATCAATCCGGCCGTCGACGACAAGGGCATGATACGCATCACCGCCACCGTTCCCAACCCCAATCATCGACTGATGGATGGGATGAACGCCCGTGTGTTATTAAAAAACACCATCCCCAATTGCCTCATCATCCCCAAAGAAGCAGTGTTATACCGACAAAACCGGCAGGTCGTCTTTATATACGAAGAGGGCAAAGCCATCTGGAAATACGTGGAGACCAGTCACGAAAACTCAACCCATGTAGCCATCAGCGACGGTCTGGAAGAAGGCATGGAGGTGATTGTGGAGAATAATTTGAATTTGGCCCACGAGAGTCTAGTTACACAGAGCTCTCTTAGGTTTGCAACAAACAATGCGATTTCAAAAAGCGAGGTTAATTTTATTCTTTTGTTGTATGAAAGCTGGAATTAA
- a CDS encoding IS110 family transposase, producing MKRFFIGIDFSKLKFDAALFDGKTTTVLDMKEFKNQESGFKAMTKWIKSMTKSDSSRWLFCGEHTGLYCIAFGKYMVQKKYDFWLEPGLRIKYSQGMTRGKSDKIEAIQIADYAYRHRDKAVYHQGLNPLLEQLKDLIAYRNRLIDNKKSLEVSCNELIRVKVDNTTAEYIYQDSQKMIQSLISSIKTVEAKIQEILYQEACLKENYDLLISIKGIGMINAVLVLVFTGNFTLFSDARKFGCYCGMVPFEHSSGTSVKGRDKISHLANKSVKTSLTQAARTAVMHDASLKAYYQRKKLEGKPDRLIINNVRNKLIHRMFAVVKTRRKYENNYQHPLQFAA from the coding sequence ATGAAAAGGTTTTTTATTGGTATTGATTTTTCAAAGTTAAAATTTGACGCCGCCCTATTCGATGGCAAAACGACTACAGTATTGGACATGAAAGAGTTTAAAAATCAGGAATCAGGATTTAAGGCGATGACAAAATGGATTAAATCCATGACAAAATCTGACTCCTCTCGCTGGCTTTTTTGTGGAGAACACACTGGTTTATACTGTATTGCATTTGGCAAATACATGGTTCAAAAGAAGTATGACTTTTGGTTGGAACCAGGTTTGAGAATTAAGTATTCGCAAGGCATGACCAGAGGGAAAAGCGATAAAATTGAAGCTATTCAAATTGCCGATTACGCTTACCGGCACCGCGACAAGGCTGTTTATCATCAAGGCCTGAACCCATTGTTGGAACAACTCAAAGATCTAATTGCTTACCGCAATAGACTGATTGATAACAAGAAGTCATTAGAGGTATCCTGCAACGAATTGATCAGGGTTAAGGTTGACAACACAACAGCCGAGTACATTTACCAAGACAGCCAAAAGATGATCCAATCATTGATTAGCAGCATCAAAACAGTAGAAGCGAAAATTCAGGAAATACTCTATCAAGAGGCATGCCTAAAAGAGAATTACGACTTGCTCATTTCCATAAAAGGCATTGGAATGATCAATGCCGTGTTGGTGTTGGTTTTTACGGGCAACTTCACCTTGTTCTCAGATGCCCGTAAGTTTGGATGTTATTGCGGAATGGTTCCTTTTGAGCACTCATCCGGCACATCAGTAAAAGGACGAGACAAAATCAGTCATTTGGCCAACAAATCTGTCAAAACCTCTTTGACCCAAGCAGCAAGAACCGCTGTAATGCATGATGCCAGTCTAAAGGCGTATTATCAACGTAAGAAACTAGAAGGTAAGCCCGATCGATTAATTATTAATAATGTTAGAAATAAGCTAATACACAGAATGTTTGCTGTAGTTAAAACACGAAGAAAATATGAAAACAACTATCAACACCCTTTGCAATTTGCTGCATAA
- a CDS encoding 6-bladed beta-propeller, with translation MLKKMRTFLFFSIIVGISIISVSCNNRSHKENEYETISITPSNKQLPMSQFIGQIEYIKLTTPKGMALGNIEKVIVHDDLFFVRHGSSNPSVSVFNSEGEFQYNIGKQGRGPGEYVALNDFNIDRTQKTVIIMDLMLQKMHFYNLDGAYVRSDALPIHALKFSSLKNGDYIFWVGNLYNEVMNKNETTLWNLYVVNPDLSIKEKHLEVTKEFMSVMNGSLPSSLSPCEDGVNIYAPLSNYIYHYNDRGEFSTKYYLDFGSLNCNFLSELHQYKGIKSSFAFNLRKTGATYYPNQLFEFKKYLYFTFISNDDMYSVYYDKENKSSHVTLGYPVDDINGAIFGRAVASTRNSLITVIEPVRLMDDNNNVPEKLQHLNLTPNSNPVLAKYTMR, from the coding sequence ATGCTTAAAAAGATGCGAACATTTTTATTTTTTTCAATAATTGTTGGGATTTCTATTATCTCAGTTTCTTGTAATAATAGGTCCCATAAAGAAAACGAGTATGAAACCATATCAATAACCCCTTCAAACAAACAGCTACCAATGTCGCAATTTATTGGTCAAATTGAATATATTAAACTCACAACACCCAAGGGAATGGCTTTAGGGAACATTGAAAAGGTTATTGTACACGATGATCTCTTTTTTGTTCGCCATGGCTCATCAAATCCTTCCGTGTCAGTGTTTAATAGTGAAGGGGAATTTCAATATAATATTGGAAAGCAAGGCAGAGGTCCGGGTGAATATGTTGCATTAAATGATTTTAATATAGATAGGACGCAAAAAACGGTTATTATAATGGATTTAATGCTGCAGAAAATGCATTTTTATAATCTTGACGGTGCATACGTAAGGTCAGATGCATTACCCATACATGCTTTGAAATTTTCATCTTTAAAGAATGGTGATTATATTTTCTGGGTTGGAAATCTATACAATGAAGTAATGAATAAGAATGAGACGACTTTGTGGAATCTCTATGTTGTCAATCCGGATTTGAGTATTAAAGAAAAACATCTTGAGGTTACAAAAGAATTCATGAGTGTTATGAATGGGTCATTGCCCAGTAGCCTTTCTCCATGTGAAGATGGAGTAAATATTTATGCTCCACTTAGCAATTATATATACCATTATAATGACAGAGGAGAATTTTCAACAAAGTATTACCTCGATTTTGGCTCGCTAAACTGCAATTTCCTTAGCGAATTACATCAATATAAAGGCATTAAAAGTTCCTTTGCGTTTAATTTAAGAAAAACCGGTGCTACATACTATCCCAACCAATTGTTCGAGTTCAAAAAATATTTGTATTTCACATTTATCTCCAATGATGATATGTATTCGGTGTATTACGACAAGGAAAATAAGTCTTCTCATGTTACCTTGGGGTATCCAGTTGATGATATAAACGGAGCAATATTTGGCCGAGCTGTAGCGAGTACTCGTAATAGTCTCATAACTGTTATTGAACCAGTTCGATTAATGGATGACAATAATAACGTGCCGGAAAAACTGCAGCATTTAAACTTAACCCCTAATAGTAATCCTGTTTTAGCAAAATATACGATGCGATAG
- a CDS encoding IS1380 family transposase — MSTKITKIGITTNKISGRGGLPLFLRYTEQIGLYGLISRNVSSLLTGNSKGLQLQQFVKQIVAFFIDGTNMAISSFDQSKKDEGYACLLECKTDQLASSHQVKRFFGKLSVISNSVFNKILNELFIWRLHISKPKVIELGIDTMVLDNDDAAKREGCEVTYKRKKGFQPLHICWGSFLIDVTFRKGSAHSNHGSDYTDRVRSIVNLIRKRYSKEVPIVVCADSGFADQKAYEIFEQELNIHYITTGKLYNDVTEYVKALPIDTLGKITKNKAVWQFAEFASKLKSWSKFRRCFFTRLHRDDTGQYVMEFGKPDSVIYTNIGNCPVADKRLRASGGDEWFKADTIIRKSHQRGADELIHRSIKELATREQLPFKSFGMNRAYYFMLVVTHFIFEAYKQDVTAEVIPVTVYPNTFRRKLIDFAVKITSRARSIVLNVTRVIYETINIEELWERCQSPPKIQFA; from the coding sequence ATGAGTACGAAGATAACAAAAATCGGCATTACAACCAATAAAATTTCTGGTCGTGGAGGGCTCCCTTTATTTCTTCGCTACACTGAGCAAATTGGCTTATATGGGCTAATATCGCGTAATGTTTCTTCTCTGCTTACTGGAAACAGCAAAGGCTTGCAGCTTCAACAGTTTGTAAAACAGATTGTTGCATTTTTTATAGATGGCACAAATATGGCCATAAGCAGTTTTGATCAAAGTAAAAAGGATGAAGGATATGCATGTTTGCTTGAATGCAAGACCGACCAATTGGCCTCTTCTCACCAGGTCAAACGTTTTTTTGGGAAGCTGTCCGTTATTTCAAACTCGGTATTCAATAAGATACTTAATGAACTGTTTATCTGGAGGCTTCACATATCCAAACCCAAAGTTATAGAACTGGGCATTGACACCATGGTTTTGGATAATGACGATGCTGCGAAACGCGAAGGTTGCGAGGTCACTTACAAGCGTAAGAAAGGGTTTCAGCCACTTCATATATGCTGGGGCTCGTTTCTGATAGACGTGACCTTTAGAAAAGGAAGTGCTCATTCCAATCATGGATCAGATTACACCGACAGGGTACGCTCTATAGTAAATCTGATACGCAAGAGATACTCCAAAGAAGTCCCTATTGTGGTGTGCGCCGATAGTGGGTTTGCGGATCAGAAAGCGTACGAGATATTCGAGCAAGAGCTTAATATACATTACATTACAACAGGAAAATTGTACAATGATGTTACTGAATATGTAAAGGCTTTACCCATTGACACTTTGGGCAAAATCACTAAAAATAAAGCAGTCTGGCAATTTGCGGAATTTGCCAGCAAGTTGAAATCCTGGTCCAAGTTTCGTCGTTGCTTTTTTACCAGATTGCACCGGGATGATACCGGGCAGTACGTAATGGAATTTGGTAAGCCTGACAGCGTCATCTATACCAATATCGGGAACTGTCCTGTCGCTGACAAAAGGCTTCGGGCATCCGGTGGAGATGAGTGGTTTAAAGCTGATACCATCATACGAAAATCACACCAAAGAGGAGCCGACGAGTTGATACATCGTAGCATTAAAGAGCTTGCTACCAGAGAACAACTTCCTTTTAAATCCTTTGGAATGAACAGAGCCTATTATTTTATGCTGGTAGTTACACACTTTATTTTCGAAGCATACAAACAAGATGTTACCGCAGAGGTTATTCCGGTAACCGTATATCCTAATACATTCAGAAGAAAGCTTATTGATTTTGCTGTCAAGATAACCTCAAGGGCAAGGAGTATTGTCCTGAATGTCACCAGAGTAATTTATGAAACGATAAATATTGAAGAGTTATGGGAACGGTGTCAGTCACCGCCGAAAATTCAGTTTGCATAA